In the Cucurbita pepo subsp. pepo cultivar mu-cu-16 chromosome LG17, ASM280686v2, whole genome shotgun sequence genome, TAGGTCTCCAAGTGTCCGTccctaaatttttagttttgtgtATGAGGTCCTCGTCAAAAGTGGGAATACGTTTCTAAACCTCTAGTATTGTGTCTAAATGTCACTGAACTTGTGTCTAAGCTCTCCTAACactaaaaatatctaataggCTGTTGAACGGGttggttaattttatgtcgacgtttgtttttctttttgatttcATGGAGAcagttcaaatttgaaaggtTATGTGTCCCATTAGATACAATTGGAACTAAACTTGTTATTCACTTATGTTTCCTCTGTATTTTTACTAATGGATTGATCTTTGTTACATCAGTTATTCGGTCGGATAACCCTGAAGCGTGAAGGTAGGGAGTGGATCTCTTGAAGGTGcttcgttttttttcctttcatcttttttttttgttggaaataTTATGAACATTGGTGGTAGGGTTGTTGAATCAGTTTGTTGGAATGAAGCCTTAAATGGAGATAGGATTTTGATGAATCTCTGGAATTTCCAAAGGGTTTgcaaaatgtaataaataaatgagatgAACTATGAAGGAAAAGGTTGTTTGCTAATCTTATTTTCTGCTGTATCCaccaactttttattttattattttaattgtattttagTAGTGATATTATAGAGTGGTTTAGGGGTCTTCTCCTCAACCACTTCCGGTGGAGGTTGAACCAAACCCACCTTCTTCGATCATTTGATAATTAATTTCTAGCCTTTTAATATcacaaatttcattatttaatcataataatcttttcagagcttttttttttttttttttNTagttctaaattattttctttctttgagaataagctctcgtgactttactttaggtttttccaaaaggcctcgtaccaatagagtggataatatcatatcattccaTCATTCCATTGTGGAGCCATGAAatcttatgctcaaagtgaataatatcataccattgtggagccatgagagtttatgctcaaagtggataatatcatatcataccattgtggaggatCGTAATGTTTGTTTCTAATATAATAAactattttagatatttaaaatacattttttttttataaaaaggaaaaaaaaaaaaggaagtaatTTAAACTGATTCAACCCACCATCTGAGTTGCAGACAAAATTCTATACAATTTAGTACCAAAAAGACTGAACCAACCCGGTTCGCAAAGAGACAACCAGCCAGTTATTCATCAGTCCGGTTCGGGTGTTACCggtttagtaaaaaaaataaaaaaataaaccagAGAACCGAACCCTTCAGAATTTGGTCGGAGAGAGAAACAGTGTGGCTGGGTGGCTGGTTGGGTGGttgcctcctcctcctttccctttcttcttcaatcatcttcttctctctctctggacTTTCGTTTTTCTCCAACTTCCCTGTTTCTCCGCCGGAGCTTCCTTCCTTCGATCTCTCCCTTCAAGACTCCCTTCCTCCTCCTTTTGATCTGGTTTTGGTGGTCGACTTCGTTCCGATCCATTTCTTGGATCAGATTTCCATGGCCTCCGCCAAGACCGCCCGGTCCAGAGCCACGCCTGTCAAGGAGAATGGCGCTAAGTTTGACGATGGCATCAGTTTCTTCAAGTCCGATCAATTCGACGCCGATTCCTACGTTCAAACCAGATGCTCTCTCAACGACAAGGTTCCTTCCGCCATTTCATTTtaccctttcttcttctctcttcttcatttATCTAATCCCCTTTCAGTTGGTTGGAGATTGCTTGTCATCGCGATTAtcacttcttctctttttccattttaaggATATCACTTAAATTTGTGTGTATCACTCAACTTGATCCCATCAATAAATTAGTTCCCATaaatgattttgttgaatCAAAATACTATTCCGTCAATTCAAAACAGTTCGATTCACTTTTAACTCTCTGAATCATCTGTTTCTGAAGCAAAATGACATGAATTACTTAGAAAGGAGATGAAAGCATATATAGCTTAATCAAAGCTTCTTATCATGCCAAATAGACAGACCTTTCTCTGTTTAATCAAATCTCTGATTTGAACTGTCTTCTACTTCTGTAGGAAATCAAGCAATTATGCACTTATCTTTGGGAGTTGAAGAAAGCTTCTGCTGAGGAAATGCGTAAAAGCGTCTATGCAAATTATGCTGCCTTTATCCGGTAAGTTGTAGCTCGGAGTTCTTACATTAGATAAACATTGAGCTCTTTTGAAGGATGGAACTAGCAGATCCATGTGACGAACGAAGAATTTTCGTTTCGTTATTAGGGATAAATGTAATCTGTTTGTTTGTTAGTTTGAAGAAATGTAGACATGGAAAACATCAAACAGtatattttgttgatgaaTAAACTGAGATAAGCGCGCAAATAGCCGTAGTACCAACTTAAACGTTCGATGTTAATTGTATTCGTAGTGATTCTTTATATTGATATCATGTGCTATGTTCTATCAGCACATCAAAGGAGATATCAGATTTAGAGGTGGAGCTCTCATCCATTAGAACCCTTATGTCTACTCAGACTGCTTTAATTCATGGTTTAGCTGAAGGGGTTCATGTTGATTCAGTACCTTCCTCTGTTTCTGGAGGCACAGCTCCAAATGGCTTTTTAGGTTCAGGGGATGACAATCCTTCAGATATTGAGAAATGGTTAGTGGAGTACCCTGATACTTTGGATGTTCTCTTAGCTGAACGAAGAGTCGATGAAGCTTTGGCAGCCCTTGACGAGGGAGAGAGGATAGCTTCTTTGgcgaaagaaaataaaacgttGAGCCGAGCTGTAATTATGTCTCTGCAATCATCGATTGCTGAACGGAGGCAAAGGCTAGCAGATCAGCTTACTGAGGCTGCTTGTCAGCCTTCGACCCGTGGTGTTGAACTCCGTGCGGCTGTATCAGCGCTCAACAAATTAGGAGATGGATCGCGAGCTCACGCTTTGTTACTAAAAGCACATTATCAAAGGTATCAGTACAATATGCAAAGCTTTAGGCCATCCAGCACTTCATATGGAGGAGCCTATACCGCTGCACTTTCCCAGTTGGTTTTCTCAGCCATTGCTCAAGCTTCGAGTGATTCCTTGGCTATTTTCGGTAAAGAACCTGCTTATTCGTCTGAGCTGGTGATGTGGGCGACGAAACAAACGGAGGCTTTCGCCCTTCTTGTGAAACGACATGCTTTAGCTTCATCTGCTGCTGCTGGAGGTCTCAGAGCTGCTGCAGAGTGTGTTCAAATTGCTTTAGGTCATTGTTCGTTATTGGAAGGTCGTGGTTTGGCGCTTTGCCCTGTGCTTTTGAGACTTTTCAGGCCTAGTGTTGAACAAGCACTAGAAGCCAATTTAAAACGAATTGAAGAAAGCACGGCTGCCTTGGCTGCTGCTGATGATTGGGTACTAACATATGCTCCAACCACACGCCAATCTGGCCGAACTTCGAGCACTGCTCTTGGTAATTCAGCATTCCAACATAAATTGACCAGTAGCGCTCACCGGTTCAATTTTATGGTCCAGGTAAACATTTCCACCCAATTATTCTTTTATGATATGAATTTGGTGAGTTGGTGGGTGGGGTAGCTGTGTTTATATTAGTTTTGGTGATTGTTATGAAATTAtgtattattagtttattgttcttttcgGAAAGTAATGTATACTTGATAGGAGAGATGTGATCTAAATGGAggtgataaggcaaccctaatcatCAGTACAACGAtttaaatttggatcaaccttAGATTATCtcttagattaaaaaaaaaacttagaagCAATATttgaaaccttgttctaaattgagtcacccCGCAAacaccttgttctaaattgagtcacccCGCAAacaccttgttctaaattgagtcacccCACACAAACGAACTTATCAAAGCTGACTTGATTGAGTCACCCCACAAaacgaacttgatcaaggctgacttgattgaatggctcagaTGAAATCTATCACAAGAATTACTTTGAAATTTTCCTTCtagttttctaaaattttcaatcaaatgCTATTTATAGTAACCTACTTCAACTGTGAAAATATTCACTTATGAGGCTATCCTTCCTCAATCGAATCAGCTTACACATGAAATGAATGTTAAACCGAGCCTATCATATTCTTTAAATGAAGAaggaatgtttgttgaatctttttGGTCTTGAATTGTGTAATAGatccagttggaacatttgaaaCGCGGTGATCCATGCCCGGAGGTCCCTTTGGAATTACGTGAATGGGAAGTGAGTGAATCTAGAGAATGCATGAGAGGGGTTCATTTTTATGTGGCTAGTCT is a window encoding:
- the LOC111779392 gene encoding exocyst complex component EXO84B-like, producing the protein MASAKTARSRATPVKENGAKFDDGISFFKSDQFDADSYVQTRCSLNDKEIKQLCTYLWELKKASAEEMRKSVYANYAAFIRTSKEISDLEVELSSIRTLMSTQTALIHGLAEGVHVDSVPSSVSGGTAPNGFLGSGDDNPSDIEKWLVEYPDTLDVLLAERRVDEALAALDEGERIASLAKENKTLSRAVIMSLQSSIAERRQRLADQLTEAACQPSTRGVELRAAVSALNKLGDGSRAHALLLKAHYQRYQYNMQSFRPSSTSYGGAYTAALSQLVFSAIAQASSDSLAIFGKEPAYSSELVMWATKQTEAFALLVKRHALASSAAAGGLRAAAECVQIALGHCSLLEGRGLALCPVLLRLFRPSVEQALEANLKRIEESTAALAAADDWVLTYAPTTRQSGRTSSTALGNSAFQHKLTSSAHRFNFMVQDFFEDVGPLLSMQLGSQTLEGLFQVFDSYINMLIKALPGMEDEANFDGFGSKIVRLAETEAQQIALLANASLLADELLPRAAMKLAPTTQTAYKDDPRRRLSDKQNHHPEQREWRRRLVSSVDRLKDTFCRQHALDLIFTEDGDSHLTAEMYLNMGGNMDEVEWFPSLIFQGLFVKLSRMASMAADTFVGRERFGTLLLMRLTETVVLWLSGDQSFWDDIEEGPRPLGPLGLQQFYLDMKFVICFAAQGRYLSRNLHRVVNEIISRAMAAFAATGMDPDSVLPEDVWFDDVCQLAVERLSGMPKATNGDRDVNSPTASISAHSVSSIRSHASS